The Streptomyces sp. Mut1 genome window below encodes:
- the egtD gene encoding L-histidine N(alpha)-methyltransferase, giving the protein MSPFLLTRTLPVDATDAALRADVLHGLTRQPKTLPPKWFYDARGSELFEEITRLPEYYPTRAEREILSGRAAEIAAASGARTLVELGSGSSEKTRFLLDALPGLDTYVPVDVSESALRGAADALLAERPQLSVHALIADFTAGLSLPDTPGPRLVAFLGGTLGNLLPGERAVFLESVRSLLAPGDALLLGTDLVKDEEVLVAAYDDAAGVTAAFNRNVLSVVDRELGADFSPDDFEHVARWNPREEWIEMRLRARRALTVKIPQLDLVVPFDAGEELRTEVSAKFREDGVRRELAGAGLRLTHWWTDSGDRFALSLATVD; this is encoded by the coding sequence GTGAGTCCCTTCCTGCTGACCCGCACCCTGCCGGTGGACGCGACGGACGCGGCGCTGCGCGCCGATGTGCTGCACGGCCTGACCCGGCAGCCGAAGACACTGCCGCCCAAGTGGTTCTACGACGCCCGGGGCAGCGAGCTGTTCGAGGAGATCACCCGGCTCCCCGAGTACTACCCGACGCGTGCCGAGCGGGAGATCCTGAGCGGCCGGGCCGCCGAGATCGCCGCCGCGTCCGGGGCCCGCACCCTGGTCGAGCTGGGTTCGGGCTCCTCGGAGAAGACCCGGTTCCTGCTGGACGCGCTGCCCGGCCTGGACACCTACGTGCCGGTCGACGTCAGTGAGAGCGCGCTGCGCGGCGCCGCGGACGCCCTGCTGGCCGAGCGGCCGCAGCTGTCGGTGCACGCGCTGATCGCCGACTTCACCGCCGGGCTCTCGCTGCCCGACACCCCCGGGCCCCGGCTGGTGGCGTTCCTGGGCGGCACGCTCGGCAATCTGCTGCCCGGGGAGCGGGCGGTGTTCCTGGAGTCGGTGCGCTCGCTGCTGGCGCCCGGTGACGCGCTGCTCCTCGGCACGGATCTCGTGAAGGACGAGGAGGTGCTGGTGGCGGCGTACGACGACGCGGCGGGGGTGACCGCCGCGTTCAACCGCAATGTGCTGTCGGTCGTCGACCGGGAGCTGGGGGCGGACTTCTCGCCGGACGACTTCGAGCATGTGGCCCGGTGGAATCCGCGCGAGGAGTGGATCGAGATGCGGCTGCGGGCCCGCCGGGCGCTGACCGTGAAGATCCCGCAGCTGGATCTGGTGGTGCCGTTCGACGCGGGTGAGGAGCTGCGCACGGAGGTGTCCGCGAAGTTCCGTGAGGACGGTGTGCGCCGTGAGCTGGCCGGTGCGGGGCTGCGGCTGACCCACTGGTGGACGGATTCCGGGGACAGGTTCGCGCTGTCGCTGGCGACGGTGGACTGA
- the egtC gene encoding ergothioneine biosynthesis protein EgtC — translation MCRHIAYLGQPVALGEVLTRPAHSLVRQSWAPRRQRYGTVNADGFGVGWYADGDPVPGRYRRRGPVWGDQTFADLARVVRSHALLAAVRDATAADPDGEAAAAPFAAGDVLFSHNGALKDWPGSAAALAATLPPAELLRLTARSDSALVWALVRHRLAAGDALPQAVADTVLEVAEAAPGSRLNLLLTDGRTIVATAWGDTLWHLSEPGRHTVVASEPYDDDPRWCEVPDRTLLTATSADVLLTPLKEPHA, via the coding sequence ATGTGCCGCCATATCGCCTACCTGGGGCAGCCGGTGGCCCTGGGCGAGGTGCTGACGCGGCCGGCGCACTCCCTGGTGCGGCAGTCCTGGGCGCCGCGCCGGCAACGGTACGGGACGGTCAACGCCGACGGCTTCGGGGTCGGCTGGTACGCGGACGGCGACCCCGTTCCCGGCCGGTACCGCCGCCGGGGGCCCGTGTGGGGCGACCAGACCTTCGCCGATCTGGCCCGGGTGGTCCGCAGCCACGCCCTGCTCGCCGCGGTCCGGGACGCGACCGCGGCCGACCCGGACGGTGAGGCGGCGGCCGCGCCGTTCGCCGCGGGCGACGTGCTGTTCAGCCACAACGGGGCGCTGAAGGACTGGCCCGGCTCGGCGGCGGCCCTGGCGGCCACCCTGCCCCCGGCCGAGCTGCTGCGGCTCACCGCCCGCAGCGACTCCGCCCTGGTGTGGGCCCTGGTGCGGCACCGGCTCGCGGCGGGCGACGCGCTCCCCCAGGCCGTGGCGGACACCGTCCTGGAGGTCGCGGAGGCCGCCCCCGGCTCCCGGCTCAACCTGCTGCTCACCGACGGCCGCACCATCGTGGCGACCGCCTGGGGCGACACCCTGTGGCATCTGTCCGAGCCCGGCCGGCACACGGTCGTCGCCTCGGAGCCGTACGACGACGATCCGCGCTGGTGCGAGGTCCCCGACCGCACCCTGCTGACCGCGACCAGTGCCGATGTCCTGCTCACCCCCCTGAAGGAGCCCCACGCGTGA
- the egtB gene encoding ergothioneine biosynthesis protein EgtB, producing MTESPAPPHTGDAEALRERALAALLTARKRTTLLTDSVDDHELTAQHSPLMSPLVWDLAHIGNQEELWLLRGVAGREAMRPEIDGLYDAFEHPRATRPSLPLLAPSEARSYASEVRGRALDVLESTPLDGGAALVRSAFAFGMIAQHEQQHDETMLITHQLRSGPVALTAPEPPRAVDAPVLSAEVLVPGGPFTMGTSTEPWALDNERPAHRREVPGFHIDTAPVTCGAYRAFIEDGGYGERRWWAPEGWAMVREHALEAPLFWHREAGQWLRRRFGVTEPVPGDEPVLHVSWYEADAYARWAGRRLPTEAEWEKAARHDPTSGRSRRYPWGDEDPAPVHANLGQRHLRPAPAGAYPAGRAPCGAGQLIGDVWEWTASDFLPYPGFAPFPYREYSEVFFGPGHKVLRGGSFAVDTVACRGTFRNWDLPVRRQIFSGFRTARDL from the coding sequence ATGACCGAATCCCCCGCTCCCCCGCACACCGGGGACGCCGAGGCGCTGCGCGAGCGGGCTCTCGCCGCGCTGCTCACCGCCCGCAAGCGCACCACGCTCCTCACCGACAGCGTGGACGACCACGAACTGACCGCTCAGCACTCGCCGTTGATGTCCCCGCTGGTGTGGGACCTCGCGCACATCGGCAATCAGGAAGAGCTGTGGCTGCTGCGCGGCGTCGCGGGCCGGGAGGCGATGCGCCCGGAGATCGACGGCCTGTACGACGCCTTCGAGCACCCGCGTGCCACCCGTCCCTCGCTCCCGCTGCTGGCGCCGTCCGAGGCCCGTTCGTACGCCTCGGAGGTACGCGGCAGGGCGCTGGACGTGCTCGAATCCACTCCGCTCGACGGGGGCGCCGCACTGGTGCGGTCCGCCTTCGCCTTCGGGATGATCGCCCAGCACGAACAGCAGCACGACGAAACGATGCTGATCACCCATCAGCTGCGTTCGGGGCCGGTGGCGCTGACGGCGCCCGAGCCGCCCCGCGCGGTGGACGCCCCGGTGCTGTCCGCCGAAGTGCTGGTGCCCGGGGGCCCGTTCACCATGGGTACGTCGACCGAACCGTGGGCGCTCGACAACGAGCGCCCCGCGCACCGCCGGGAGGTCCCCGGCTTCCACATCGACACCGCCCCGGTGACCTGCGGCGCCTACCGGGCGTTCATCGAGGACGGCGGATACGGCGAGCGGCGCTGGTGGGCGCCCGAGGGCTGGGCGATGGTCCGCGAACACGCGCTGGAGGCCCCGCTGTTCTGGCACCGGGAGGCCGGTCAGTGGCTGCGCCGCCGCTTCGGGGTGACCGAGCCGGTGCCGGGCGACGAGCCGGTCCTGCACGTGAGCTGGTACGAGGCCGACGCGTACGCGCGCTGGGCGGGCCGCCGCCTGCCCACGGAGGCGGAATGGGAGAAGGCGGCCCGGCACGACCCCACTTCCGGACGCTCCCGCCGCTATCCGTGGGGCGACGAGGACCCGGCCCCGGTCCACGCCAATCTCGGTCAGCGCCATCTGCGGCCGGCGCCCGCGGGGGCGTATCCGGCCGGGCGGGCGCCGTGCGGGGCGGGGCAGCTGATCGGTGACGTGTGGGAGTGGACGGCGAGCGATTTCCTGCCCTATCCGGGGTTCGCGCCGTTCCCGTACCGCGAGTACTCGGAGGTGTTCTTCGGCCCCGGGCACAAGGTGCTGCGGGGCGGCTCGTTCGCGGTGGACACGGTGGCCTGCCGGGGTACGTTCCGCAACTGGGACCTGCCGGTCAGGCGGCAGATCTTCTCCGGTTTCCGGACCGCGAGGGACCTCTGA